A single genomic interval of Aedes aegypti strain LVP_AGWG chromosome 1, AaegL5.0 Primary Assembly, whole genome shotgun sequence harbors:
- the LOC110681527 gene encoding uncharacterized protein LOC110681527 isoform X3 produces the protein MGVNGWRSADLLDEMNPDWVPNQNLGYANRITPAAVDKFERAARRNENKEAREVQESILAVEDFSTHPVPIDRVAELEDEIKSLRREMQLMRDKHQPFLCNSFEDFGQNDDKCRYFTALNYKVFKSLYKFLEPHLPQPATSFGTTKFQILLFTLSKLRLDIDLTLIAYMSGVHLSTISRYYHKCIYVMFQRLKGLVSWPSREAVQNSMPQCFRRRFGDKVSVVIDCFEILTEKPSEVLQAAQMWSNYKHSHTVKYLIGIAPNGMIIFISNAFGGRASDKFITEKSALLSKMQKGDYIMADRGFLIKNYVENTGVELLLPAFTVGQDQLHPLDIEKTRKLANVRIHVERVIVQLRNKYKILYKNKFPISTLKRTKNYCETPLMDQIVTVCCSLVNLCPSVVPED, from the exons ATGGGCGTCAACGGTT GGCGCAGTGCTGATCTTTTGGATGAAATGAATCCTGATTGGGTGCCGAACCAGAATTTGGGTTACGCAAATCGAATCACTCCAGCTGCTGTTGATAAATTTGAACGCGCTGCTAGACGAAACGAGAATAAGGAAGCCCGAGAAGTGCAGGAATCGATCCTGGCGGTAGAAGATTTTTCTACGCATCCGGTACCGATCGATAGGGTTGCGGAGCtcgaagacgaaataaagaGCTTGCGACGAGAAATGCAGCTAATGAGAGATAAACATCAACCATTTCTTTGCAACAGTTTTGAAGACTTCGGACAAAATGACGATAAGTGTAGATATTTTACTGCACTCAACTACAAGGTCTTCAAATCTCTTTATAAGTTCTTAGAGCCTCATTTGCCTCAGCCTGCCACCTCTTTCGGAACTACCAAATTTCAAATACTGCTTTTCACATTATCTAAGCTCAGGCTGGATATAGATTTGACTTTGATTGCATACATGAGTGGAGTTCACCTTAGCACGATATCAAGGTATTATCACAAGTGTATATACGTAATGTTTCAAAGATTAAAAGGACTCGTTAGTTGGCCTTCTCGAGAAGCAGTTCAAAATTCGATGCCACAGTGTTTTCGTCGACGTTTCGGTGATAAAGTTTCTGTGGTCATCGATTGTTTTGAAATACTTACTGAAAAGCCTAGTGAAGTGCTACAAGCAGCACAAATGTGGTCGAACTACAAACATTCACACACAGTTAAGTATTTGATTGGAATCGCCCCCAACGGTATGATTATATTTATTTCCAATGCGTTTGGTGGTCGTGCAAGCGATAAGTTTATTACAGAAAAATCAGCCCTTTTGAGCAAAATGCAGAAAGGGGATTATATAATGGCTGATAGGGGGTTCTTGATCAAGAACTATGTAGAAAATACAGGAGTTGAACTACTTTTACCTGCTTTCACTGTTGGTCAGGACCAACTGCATCCGCTTGATATTGAAAAAACACGAAAACTAGCAAATGTTAGAATACATGTTGAACGCGTTATTGTCCAATTACGAAATAAGtacaaaattttgtataaaaataaatttccaatcAGTACCCTGAAAAGAACTAAAAATTATTGTGAAACACCTTTAATGGATCAAATTGTTACAGTATGTTGTAGTTTAGTAAACCTTTGTCCTTCTGTAGTTCCGGAAGATTGA
- the LOC110681527 gene encoding uncharacterized protein LOC110681527 isoform X2: protein MPRTCAIFGCSKRGDRDGEKWFRFPLVDKRTEQREELSKTRQVAWLNAIKRVDLVPEKWASTVVCSQHFISGRSADLLDEMNPDWVPNQNLGYANRITPAAVDKFERAARRNENKEAREVQESILAVEDFSTHPVPIDRVAELEDEIKSLRREMQLMRDKHQPFLCNSFEDFGQNDDKCRYFTALNYKVFKSLYKFLEPHLPQPATSFGTTKFQILLFTLSKLRLDIDLTLIAYMSGVHLSTISRYYHKCIYVMFQRLKGLVSWPSREAVQNSMPQCFRRRFGDKVSVVIDCFEILTEKPSEVLQAAQMWSNYKHSHTVKYLIGIAPNGMIIFISNAFGGRASDKFITEKSALLSKMQKGDYIMADRGFLIKNYVENTGVELLLPAFTVGQDQLHPLDIEKTRKLANVRIHVERVIVQLRNKYKILYKNKFPISTLKRTKNYCETPLMDQIVTVCCSLVNLCPSVVPED from the exons A TGCCCAGGACGTGTGCAATTTTCGGATGCAGCAAACGTGGAGATCGTGATGGAGAAAAGTGGTTCCGATTTCCGCTGGTTGATAAACGTACCGAGCAAAGAGAAGAGTTGTCCAAAACGCGGCAAGTTGCATGGTTAAATGCCATTAAAAGAGTTGACCTGGTTCCGGAAAAATGGGCGTCAACGGTTGTGTGTTCGCAGCACTTCATTTCAG GGCGCAGTGCTGATCTTTTGGATGAAATGAATCCTGATTGGGTGCCGAACCAGAATTTGGGTTACGCAAATCGAATCACTCCAGCTGCTGTTGATAAATTTGAACGCGCTGCTAGACGAAACGAGAATAAGGAAGCCCGAGAAGTGCAGGAATCGATCCTGGCGGTAGAAGATTTTTCTACGCATCCGGTACCGATCGATAGGGTTGCGGAGCtcgaagacgaaataaagaGCTTGCGACGAGAAATGCAGCTAATGAGAGATAAACATCAACCATTTCTTTGCAACAGTTTTGAAGACTTCGGACAAAATGACGATAAGTGTAGATATTTTACTGCACTCAACTACAAGGTCTTCAAATCTCTTTATAAGTTCTTAGAGCCTCATTTGCCTCAGCCTGCCACCTCTTTCGGAACTACCAAATTTCAAATACTGCTTTTCACATTATCTAAGCTCAGGCTGGATATAGATTTGACTTTGATTGCATACATGAGTGGAGTTCACCTTAGCACGATATCAAGGTATTATCACAAGTGTATATACGTAATGTTTCAAAGATTAAAAGGACTCGTTAGTTGGCCTTCTCGAGAAGCAGTTCAAAATTCGATGCCACAGTGTTTTCGTCGACGTTTCGGTGATAAAGTTTCTGTGGTCATCGATTGTTTTGAAATACTTACTGAAAAGCCTAGTGAAGTGCTACAAGCAGCACAAATGTGGTCGAACTACAAACATTCACACACAGTTAAGTATTTGATTGGAATCGCCCCCAACGGTATGATTATATTTATTTCCAATGCGTTTGGTGGTCGTGCAAGCGATAAGTTTATTACAGAAAAATCAGCCCTTTTGAGCAAAATGCAGAAAGGGGATTATATAATGGCTGATAGGGGGTTCTTGATCAAGAACTATGTAGAAAATACAGGAGTTGAACTACTTTTACCTGCTTTCACTGTTGGTCAGGACCAACTGCATCCGCTTGATATTGAAAAAACACGAAAACTAGCAAATGTTAGAATACATGTTGAACGCGTTATTGTCCAATTACGAAATAAGtacaaaattttgtataaaaataaatttccaatcAGTACCCTGAAAAGAACTAAAAATTATTGTGAAACACCTTTAATGGATCAAATTGTTACAGTATGTTGTAGTTTAGTAAACCTTTGTCCTTCTGTAGTTCCGGAAGATTGA
- the LOC110681527 gene encoding uncharacterized protein LOC110681527 isoform X1, translated as MFTSVPRTCAIFGCSKRGDRDGEKWFRFPLVDKRTEQREELSKTRQVAWLNAIKRVDLVPEKWASTVVCSQHFISGRSADLLDEMNPDWVPNQNLGYANRITPAAVDKFERAARRNENKEAREVQESILAVEDFSTHPVPIDRVAELEDEIKSLRREMQLMRDKHQPFLCNSFEDFGQNDDKCRYFTALNYKVFKSLYKFLEPHLPQPATSFGTTKFQILLFTLSKLRLDIDLTLIAYMSGVHLSTISRYYHKCIYVMFQRLKGLVSWPSREAVQNSMPQCFRRRFGDKVSVVIDCFEILTEKPSEVLQAAQMWSNYKHSHTVKYLIGIAPNGMIIFISNAFGGRASDKFITEKSALLSKMQKGDYIMADRGFLIKNYVENTGVELLLPAFTVGQDQLHPLDIEKTRKLANVRIHVERVIVQLRNKYKILYKNKFPISTLKRTKNYCETPLMDQIVTVCCSLVNLCPSVVPED; from the exons atGTTTACTTCAGTGCCCAGGACGTGTGCAATTTTCGGATGCAGCAAACGTGGAGATCGTGATGGAGAAAAGTGGTTCCGATTTCCGCTGGTTGATAAACGTACCGAGCAAAGAGAAGAGTTGTCCAAAACGCGGCAAGTTGCATGGTTAAATGCCATTAAAAGAGTTGACCTGGTTCCGGAAAAATGGGCGTCAACGGTTGTGTGTTCGCAGCACTTCATTTCAG GGCGCAGTGCTGATCTTTTGGATGAAATGAATCCTGATTGGGTGCCGAACCAGAATTTGGGTTACGCAAATCGAATCACTCCAGCTGCTGTTGATAAATTTGAACGCGCTGCTAGACGAAACGAGAATAAGGAAGCCCGAGAAGTGCAGGAATCGATCCTGGCGGTAGAAGATTTTTCTACGCATCCGGTACCGATCGATAGGGTTGCGGAGCtcgaagacgaaataaagaGCTTGCGACGAGAAATGCAGCTAATGAGAGATAAACATCAACCATTTCTTTGCAACAGTTTTGAAGACTTCGGACAAAATGACGATAAGTGTAGATATTTTACTGCACTCAACTACAAGGTCTTCAAATCTCTTTATAAGTTCTTAGAGCCTCATTTGCCTCAGCCTGCCACCTCTTTCGGAACTACCAAATTTCAAATACTGCTTTTCACATTATCTAAGCTCAGGCTGGATATAGATTTGACTTTGATTGCATACATGAGTGGAGTTCACCTTAGCACGATATCAAGGTATTATCACAAGTGTATATACGTAATGTTTCAAAGATTAAAAGGACTCGTTAGTTGGCCTTCTCGAGAAGCAGTTCAAAATTCGATGCCACAGTGTTTTCGTCGACGTTTCGGTGATAAAGTTTCTGTGGTCATCGATTGTTTTGAAATACTTACTGAAAAGCCTAGTGAAGTGCTACAAGCAGCACAAATGTGGTCGAACTACAAACATTCACACACAGTTAAGTATTTGATTGGAATCGCCCCCAACGGTATGATTATATTTATTTCCAATGCGTTTGGTGGTCGTGCAAGCGATAAGTTTATTACAGAAAAATCAGCCCTTTTGAGCAAAATGCAGAAAGGGGATTATATAATGGCTGATAGGGGGTTCTTGATCAAGAACTATGTAGAAAATACAGGAGTTGAACTACTTTTACCTGCTTTCACTGTTGGTCAGGACCAACTGCATCCGCTTGATATTGAAAAAACACGAAAACTAGCAAATGTTAGAATACATGTTGAACGCGTTATTGTCCAATTACGAAATAAGtacaaaattttgtataaaaataaatttccaatcAGTACCCTGAAAAGAACTAAAAATTATTGTGAAACACCTTTAATGGATCAAATTGTTACAGTATGTTGTAGTTTAGTAAACCTTTGTCCTTCTGTAGTTCCGGAAGATTGA
- the LOC110681527 gene encoding uncharacterized protein LOC110681527 isoform X4, with protein sequence MGVNGRSADLLDEMNPDWVPNQNLGYANRITPAAVDKFERAARRNENKEAREVQESILAVEDFSTHPVPIDRVAELEDEIKSLRREMQLMRDKHQPFLCNSFEDFGQNDDKCRYFTALNYKVFKSLYKFLEPHLPQPATSFGTTKFQILLFTLSKLRLDIDLTLIAYMSGVHLSTISRYYHKCIYVMFQRLKGLVSWPSREAVQNSMPQCFRRRFGDKVSVVIDCFEILTEKPSEVLQAAQMWSNYKHSHTVKYLIGIAPNGMIIFISNAFGGRASDKFITEKSALLSKMQKGDYIMADRGFLIKNYVENTGVELLLPAFTVGQDQLHPLDIEKTRKLANVRIHVERVIVQLRNKYKILYKNKFPISTLKRTKNYCETPLMDQIVTVCCSLVNLCPSVVPED encoded by the exons ATGGGCGTCAACG GGCGCAGTGCTGATCTTTTGGATGAAATGAATCCTGATTGGGTGCCGAACCAGAATTTGGGTTACGCAAATCGAATCACTCCAGCTGCTGTTGATAAATTTGAACGCGCTGCTAGACGAAACGAGAATAAGGAAGCCCGAGAAGTGCAGGAATCGATCCTGGCGGTAGAAGATTTTTCTACGCATCCGGTACCGATCGATAGGGTTGCGGAGCtcgaagacgaaataaagaGCTTGCGACGAGAAATGCAGCTAATGAGAGATAAACATCAACCATTTCTTTGCAACAGTTTTGAAGACTTCGGACAAAATGACGATAAGTGTAGATATTTTACTGCACTCAACTACAAGGTCTTCAAATCTCTTTATAAGTTCTTAGAGCCTCATTTGCCTCAGCCTGCCACCTCTTTCGGAACTACCAAATTTCAAATACTGCTTTTCACATTATCTAAGCTCAGGCTGGATATAGATTTGACTTTGATTGCATACATGAGTGGAGTTCACCTTAGCACGATATCAAGGTATTATCACAAGTGTATATACGTAATGTTTCAAAGATTAAAAGGACTCGTTAGTTGGCCTTCTCGAGAAGCAGTTCAAAATTCGATGCCACAGTGTTTTCGTCGACGTTTCGGTGATAAAGTTTCTGTGGTCATCGATTGTTTTGAAATACTTACTGAAAAGCCTAGTGAAGTGCTACAAGCAGCACAAATGTGGTCGAACTACAAACATTCACACACAGTTAAGTATTTGATTGGAATCGCCCCCAACGGTATGATTATATTTATTTCCAATGCGTTTGGTGGTCGTGCAAGCGATAAGTTTATTACAGAAAAATCAGCCCTTTTGAGCAAAATGCAGAAAGGGGATTATATAATGGCTGATAGGGGGTTCTTGATCAAGAACTATGTAGAAAATACAGGAGTTGAACTACTTTTACCTGCTTTCACTGTTGGTCAGGACCAACTGCATCCGCTTGATATTGAAAAAACACGAAAACTAGCAAATGTTAGAATACATGTTGAACGCGTTATTGTCCAATTACGAAATAAGtacaaaattttgtataaaaataaatttccaatcAGTACCCTGAAAAGAACTAAAAATTATTGTGAAACACCTTTAATGGATCAAATTGTTACAGTATGTTGTAGTTTAGTAAACCTTTGTCCTTCTGTAGTTCCGGAAGATTGA